Sequence from the Candidatus Saccharimonadia bacterium genome:
AACTGGAGTTCAAAGAGCTGGGTACTGAGTACCGTGCGCTCTCAAGCGACGCAGGCACGGCCTACGGCCTGTCGCCGGTGTTTGCCGTGCATGACGAGCTGGGGCAGGTCAAGGGGCCCACCAGCGAGCTGTACGAGGCCGTGGAGACGGCAATGGGCGCGCATGACGCCCCGCTCTCGATCGTCATCAGCACGCAGGCGCCAACGGATGCGGATCTCCTGTCGGTTTTGATCGATGACGCGGCGACCGGCGTGGATCCGCGCACGACGCTCAGCCTCTACACCTCGCCGCGCTTCGTGTGGGTGGGTGGCAAGAAAACCAAGGTGGACGCGTTCGCCGAGGAAACGGTGCGCATGGCGAACCCCGCGCTCGGCGACTTCCGCAATCTGCGCGATGCGCTCGACAACGCCGACAAGGCACGGCGCATGCCGGCGCGCGAGCCTGCCTACCGCAATCTGATCCTCAATCAGCGGGTGCAAATGCGCTCGCCCTTCTGTAGCGAGAGCGTGTGGAGCGAGAACGGCGCCGAGCCGACAACGCCCACATGGCACGGCATGCGCATCTTCGCCGGCCTGGATCTGTCTTCGACAACGGACTTGTGCGCCTTGGTCATCATCGCCGAGGACCGCGCCGGCTGGAACGTCTATCCGACGTTTTGGCTTCCCGAGGACGGGCTCGAAGATAAGGCCGAGAAGGACAAGGTTTCCTACCCGCTTTGGGTGGAGCAAGGTTTCTTGCAGGTCACGCCGGGCCGCACAGTGGATTACCAGTGGGTTGCGATCCAGGTGGCAAAGCTATTCGA
This genomic interval carries:
- a CDS encoding terminase TerL endonuclease subunit translates to MATASKLGRTLTRAESNIVWIERNCRVPEGMHAGKPLLLRPWQRDELVKIYDNPAGTRTALISFARKNGKTALAACLLLLHLCGPEALPNTQLVSAAQSRDQAALLFKLAARMIRLNPAMNEAISIRDHAKQLEFKELGTEYRALSSDAGTAYGLSPVFAVHDELGQVKGPTSELYEAVETAMGAHDAPLSIVISTQAPTDADLLSVLIDDAATGVDPRTTLSLYTSPRFVWVGGKKTKVDAFAEETVRMANPALGDFRNLRDALDNADKARRMPAREPAYRNLILNQRVQMRSPFCSESVWSENGAEPTTPTWHGMRIFAGLDLSSTTDLCALVIIAEDRAGWNVYPTFWLPEDGLEDKAEKDKVSYPLWVEQGFLQVTPGRTVDYQWVAIQVAKLFEHAEVEGIAFDRWNWKHFKPWLIEAGLETEQLAKFTEFGQGFQSMTPALRTFESDLLNSKFRHGMHPVLTMCAANAVVTSDPAENRKLDKGKSNGRIDGMVALAMARAVAGAMIADDGYFVEGEATVR